In Paenibacillus larvae subsp. larvae, the following proteins share a genomic window:
- a CDS encoding transposase, producing the protein MRRTKYSNEFKVQVVKEALETRNKAAVARRYELASNMLTSMDKRV; encoded by the coding sequence ATGAGACGAACGAAATATTCCAACGAGTTTAAGGTACAGGTTGTAAAGGAAGCTCTGGAAACCAGAAACAAAGCAGCCGTGGCAAGACGTTACGAGCTTGCCTCCAATATGCTTACATCGATGGATAAAAGAGTATGA